In Ignavibacteriota bacterium, a single genomic region encodes these proteins:
- a CDS encoding DUF1801 domain-containing protein, with product MAELKTKPTGVDVEGFLNAVKDPRRKKDAFTALEVMRAVTKEVPAMWGPSIVGFGSYHYVYASGHEGDSCLVGFSPRKDSLVLYLMGDYENRDALVKKLGKCKAGKGCIYVKSMDDIHVPTLRLMIKASVRYLKALYPPKRG from the coding sequence ATGGCAGAACTCAAGACGAAGCCCACGGGTGTCGACGTGGAAGGATTCCTGAATGCGGTGAAGGACCCGCGGCGGAAAAAGGACGCATTCACTGCCCTTGAGGTGATGCGTGCCGTGACCAAAGAAGTCCCCGCGATGTGGGGACCAAGCATCGTGGGATTCGGCTCGTACCACTACGTCTATGCATCGGGGCATGAAGGCGATTCGTGCCTTGTCGGGTTCTCGCCGCGGAAGGACTCGCTCGTCCTCTATCTGATGGGCGACTATGAGAACCGTGATGCACTCGTGAAGAAGCTCGGGAAGTGCAAAGCAGGCAAGGGGTGCATCTATGTGAAGTCCATGGACGACATCCACGTACCAACGCTCCGTCTGATGATCAAAGCATCGGTGCGGTACCTCAAGGCACTCTACCCCCCGAAACGCGGATAG